The following proteins are co-located in the Macrobrachium rosenbergii isolate ZJJX-2024 chromosome 26, ASM4041242v1, whole genome shotgun sequence genome:
- the peo gene encoding AKT-interacting protein isoform X1, translating to MKTMCCCWAPKNKDQLSDSGGPADGGGGGGGGGGGGGGSGGSVMANSNGGGLTRGGSMRGSLRKVLPSVPDMDQQLSMAAKMIDRRTSTPKGNHSYTPYFLEYTLLAEYNLLQKQRVSGVYVVPSGKSCLVWFGVIFIRQGSYQEGVFRFNLHIPENYPDGDVPTVIFETPVFHPLIDPETRELDIKRGFANKWRRNVNHLWHVLLYVRRCFYKIETSHPLNPEAAVLYDSDNEMFLLRVRECVENSKSRVYEPPTADDPHAIVFSPYQPAIHDQVREELKKERNENESSLKEGNGNNGLSWVKPGTMQIFSKSAS from the exons ATGAAGACCATGTGTTGCTGTTGGGCCCCCAAGAATAAGGATCAG TTGAGTGATAGTGGGGGCCCGGCAGATGGAGgcggaggtggaggtggaggcggtggaggaggaggagggagcggAGGCAGTGTTATGGCCAACAGCAATGGCGGAGGTCTTACAAGGGGAGGATCCATGCGGGGTAGCTTGCGTAAG GTGCTGCCCTCTGTCCCCGACATGGACCAACAGTTATCTATGGCAGCCAAGATGATAGATCGGCGGACCTCCACGCCCAAGGGCAATCATTCCTACACCCCTTACTTCCTGGAATATACTCTGCTGGCCGAGTA TAACCTCTTGCAGAAACAGCGAGTCTCCGGGGTATATGTTGTGCCATCAGGCAAATCTTGTCTTG TGTGGTTCGGAGTCATATTCATACGCCAGGGGAGCTACCAGGAGGGAGTTTTCCGCTTCAATCTTCATATCCCAGAAAATTATCCCGATGGAGATGTGCCA ACCGTAATATTTGAGACCCCAGTATTTCACCCCTTGATCGACCCAGAAACACGAGAGCTCGATATCAAACGAGGCTTCGCCAACAAATGGCGGAGAAACGTGAATCACCTGTGGCATGTACTGCTCTACGTCAGAAGATGTTTTTACAAAATTGAAACCAGCCATCCACTCAATCCTGAAGCAGCAGTATT GTACGACAGTGACAACGAAATGTTTTTACTGCGTGTTCGAGAGTGCGTGGAAAATAGCAAAAGTAGAGTATATGAACCTCCTACAGCAGATGATCCACATGCAATCGTATTTTCTCCGTATCAGCCTGCCATTCATGATCAAGTCCGCGAAGAGCTCAAAAAGGAACGA aatgaaaatgagAGCTCTCTCAAAGAAGGAAATGGCAACAATGGCCTGTCCTGGGTAAAGCCTGGTACCATGCAAATTTTTTCCAAGTCTGCCTCTTGA
- the peo gene encoding AKT-interacting protein isoform X2, translating into MLEARFQFRYVLLSDSGGPADGGGGGGGGGGGGGGSGGSVMANSNGGGLTRGGSMRGSLRKVLPSVPDMDQQLSMAAKMIDRRTSTPKGNHSYTPYFLEYTLLAEYNLLQKQRVSGVYVVPSGKSCLVWFGVIFIRQGSYQEGVFRFNLHIPENYPDGDVPTVIFETPVFHPLIDPETRELDIKRGFANKWRRNVNHLWHVLLYVRRCFYKIETSHPLNPEAAVLYDSDNEMFLLRVRECVENSKSRVYEPPTADDPHAIVFSPYQPAIHDQVREELKKERNENESSLKEGNGNNGLSWVKPGTMQIFSKSAS; encoded by the exons TTGAGTGATAGTGGGGGCCCGGCAGATGGAGgcggaggtggaggtggaggcggtggaggaggaggagggagcggAGGCAGTGTTATGGCCAACAGCAATGGCGGAGGTCTTACAAGGGGAGGATCCATGCGGGGTAGCTTGCGTAAG GTGCTGCCCTCTGTCCCCGACATGGACCAACAGTTATCTATGGCAGCCAAGATGATAGATCGGCGGACCTCCACGCCCAAGGGCAATCATTCCTACACCCCTTACTTCCTGGAATATACTCTGCTGGCCGAGTA TAACCTCTTGCAGAAACAGCGAGTCTCCGGGGTATATGTTGTGCCATCAGGCAAATCTTGTCTTG TGTGGTTCGGAGTCATATTCATACGCCAGGGGAGCTACCAGGAGGGAGTTTTCCGCTTCAATCTTCATATCCCAGAAAATTATCCCGATGGAGATGTGCCA ACCGTAATATTTGAGACCCCAGTATTTCACCCCTTGATCGACCCAGAAACACGAGAGCTCGATATCAAACGAGGCTTCGCCAACAAATGGCGGAGAAACGTGAATCACCTGTGGCATGTACTGCTCTACGTCAGAAGATGTTTTTACAAAATTGAAACCAGCCATCCACTCAATCCTGAAGCAGCAGTATT GTACGACAGTGACAACGAAATGTTTTTACTGCGTGTTCGAGAGTGCGTGGAAAATAGCAAAAGTAGAGTATATGAACCTCCTACAGCAGATGATCCACATGCAATCGTATTTTCTCCGTATCAGCCTGCCATTCATGATCAAGTCCGCGAAGAGCTCAAAAAGGAACGA aatgaaaatgagAGCTCTCTCAAAGAAGGAAATGGCAACAATGGCCTGTCCTGGGTAAAGCCTGGTACCATGCAAATTTTTTCCAAGTCTGCCTCTTGA
- the peo gene encoding AKT-interacting protein isoform X4 — MKTMCCCWAPKNKDQLSDSGGPADGGGGGGGGGGGGGGSGGSVMANSNGGGLTRGGSMRGSLRKVLPSVPDMDQQLSMAAKMIDRRTSTPKGNHSYTPYFLEYTLLAEYNLLQKQRVSGVYVVPSGKSCLVWFGVIFIRQGSYQEGVFRFNLHIPENYPDGDVPTVIFETPVFHPLIDPETRELDIKRGFANKWRRNVNHLWHVLLYVRRCFYKIETSHPLNPEAAVLYDSDNEMFLLRVRECVENSKSRVYEPPTADDPHAIVFSPYQPAIHDQVREELKKERVSTNCRYRTLHYI, encoded by the exons ATGAAGACCATGTGTTGCTGTTGGGCCCCCAAGAATAAGGATCAG TTGAGTGATAGTGGGGGCCCGGCAGATGGAGgcggaggtggaggtggaggcggtggaggaggaggagggagcggAGGCAGTGTTATGGCCAACAGCAATGGCGGAGGTCTTACAAGGGGAGGATCCATGCGGGGTAGCTTGCGTAAG GTGCTGCCCTCTGTCCCCGACATGGACCAACAGTTATCTATGGCAGCCAAGATGATAGATCGGCGGACCTCCACGCCCAAGGGCAATCATTCCTACACCCCTTACTTCCTGGAATATACTCTGCTGGCCGAGTA TAACCTCTTGCAGAAACAGCGAGTCTCCGGGGTATATGTTGTGCCATCAGGCAAATCTTGTCTTG TGTGGTTCGGAGTCATATTCATACGCCAGGGGAGCTACCAGGAGGGAGTTTTCCGCTTCAATCTTCATATCCCAGAAAATTATCCCGATGGAGATGTGCCA ACCGTAATATTTGAGACCCCAGTATTTCACCCCTTGATCGACCCAGAAACACGAGAGCTCGATATCAAACGAGGCTTCGCCAACAAATGGCGGAGAAACGTGAATCACCTGTGGCATGTACTGCTCTACGTCAGAAGATGTTTTTACAAAATTGAAACCAGCCATCCACTCAATCCTGAAGCAGCAGTATT GTACGACAGTGACAACGAAATGTTTTTACTGCGTGTTCGAGAGTGCGTGGAAAATAGCAAAAGTAGAGTATATGAACCTCCTACAGCAGATGATCCACATGCAATCGTATTTTCTCCGTATCAGCCTGCCATTCATGATCAAGTCCGCGAAGAGCTCAAAAAGGAACGAGTGAGTACGAACTGCAGATACAGAACATTACATTACATTTG a
- the peo gene encoding AKT-interacting protein isoform X3, with protein sequence MAAVARKLSDSGGPADGGGGGGGGGGGGGGSGGSVMANSNGGGLTRGGSMRGSLRKVLPSVPDMDQQLSMAAKMIDRRTSTPKGNHSYTPYFLEYTLLAEYNLLQKQRVSGVYVVPSGKSCLVWFGVIFIRQGSYQEGVFRFNLHIPENYPDGDVPTVIFETPVFHPLIDPETRELDIKRGFANKWRRNVNHLWHVLLYVRRCFYKIETSHPLNPEAAVLYDSDNEMFLLRVRECVENSKSRVYEPPTADDPHAIVFSPYQPAIHDQVREELKKERNENESSLKEGNGNNGLSWVKPGTMQIFSKSAS encoded by the exons TTGAGTGATAGTGGGGGCCCGGCAGATGGAGgcggaggtggaggtggaggcggtggaggaggaggagggagcggAGGCAGTGTTATGGCCAACAGCAATGGCGGAGGTCTTACAAGGGGAGGATCCATGCGGGGTAGCTTGCGTAAG GTGCTGCCCTCTGTCCCCGACATGGACCAACAGTTATCTATGGCAGCCAAGATGATAGATCGGCGGACCTCCACGCCCAAGGGCAATCATTCCTACACCCCTTACTTCCTGGAATATACTCTGCTGGCCGAGTA TAACCTCTTGCAGAAACAGCGAGTCTCCGGGGTATATGTTGTGCCATCAGGCAAATCTTGTCTTG TGTGGTTCGGAGTCATATTCATACGCCAGGGGAGCTACCAGGAGGGAGTTTTCCGCTTCAATCTTCATATCCCAGAAAATTATCCCGATGGAGATGTGCCA ACCGTAATATTTGAGACCCCAGTATTTCACCCCTTGATCGACCCAGAAACACGAGAGCTCGATATCAAACGAGGCTTCGCCAACAAATGGCGGAGAAACGTGAATCACCTGTGGCATGTACTGCTCTACGTCAGAAGATGTTTTTACAAAATTGAAACCAGCCATCCACTCAATCCTGAAGCAGCAGTATT GTACGACAGTGACAACGAAATGTTTTTACTGCGTGTTCGAGAGTGCGTGGAAAATAGCAAAAGTAGAGTATATGAACCTCCTACAGCAGATGATCCACATGCAATCGTATTTTCTCCGTATCAGCCTGCCATTCATGATCAAGTCCGCGAAGAGCTCAAAAAGGAACGA aatgaaaatgagAGCTCTCTCAAAGAAGGAAATGGCAACAATGGCCTGTCCTGGGTAAAGCCTGGTACCATGCAAATTTTTTCCAAGTCTGCCTCTTGA
- the peo gene encoding AKT-interacting protein isoform X5, which yields MAAVARKLSDSGGPADGGGGGGGGGGGGGGSGGSVMANSNGGGLTRGGSMRGSLRKVLPSVPDMDQQLSMAAKMIDRRTSTPKGNHSYTPYFLEYTLLAEYNLLQKQRVSGVYVVPSGKSCLVWFGVIFIRQGSYQEGVFRFNLHIPENYPDGDVPTVIFETPVFHPLIDPETRELDIKRGFANKWRRNVNHLWHVLLYVRRCFYKIETSHPLNPEAAVLYDSDNEMFLLRVRECVENSKSRVYEPPTADDPHAIVFSPYQPAIHDQVREELKKERVSTNCRYRTLHYI from the exons TTGAGTGATAGTGGGGGCCCGGCAGATGGAGgcggaggtggaggtggaggcggtggaggaggaggagggagcggAGGCAGTGTTATGGCCAACAGCAATGGCGGAGGTCTTACAAGGGGAGGATCCATGCGGGGTAGCTTGCGTAAG GTGCTGCCCTCTGTCCCCGACATGGACCAACAGTTATCTATGGCAGCCAAGATGATAGATCGGCGGACCTCCACGCCCAAGGGCAATCATTCCTACACCCCTTACTTCCTGGAATATACTCTGCTGGCCGAGTA TAACCTCTTGCAGAAACAGCGAGTCTCCGGGGTATATGTTGTGCCATCAGGCAAATCTTGTCTTG TGTGGTTCGGAGTCATATTCATACGCCAGGGGAGCTACCAGGAGGGAGTTTTCCGCTTCAATCTTCATATCCCAGAAAATTATCCCGATGGAGATGTGCCA ACCGTAATATTTGAGACCCCAGTATTTCACCCCTTGATCGACCCAGAAACACGAGAGCTCGATATCAAACGAGGCTTCGCCAACAAATGGCGGAGAAACGTGAATCACCTGTGGCATGTACTGCTCTACGTCAGAAGATGTTTTTACAAAATTGAAACCAGCCATCCACTCAATCCTGAAGCAGCAGTATT GTACGACAGTGACAACGAAATGTTTTTACTGCGTGTTCGAGAGTGCGTGGAAAATAGCAAAAGTAGAGTATATGAACCTCCTACAGCAGATGATCCACATGCAATCGTATTTTCTCCGTATCAGCCTGCCATTCATGATCAAGTCCGCGAAGAGCTCAAAAAGGAACGAGTGAGTACGAACTGCAGATACAGAACATTACATTACATTTG a